The Clostridiales bacterium FE2011 sequence TCCCGGGTATCCTTGTTCTTCAAGGTGCCCGGGTATTTTTTTGTATTCCGGACAACTTTGCTGCGTCCTTTTTCCCGGGCAAAGTGCTCATTCCGGAAACAATGAACCGTCCTTCTTTTATCGGCACTCTATACGGAAAGACAACCGCCCTTCTCGAATTAAAAAATCCCGGGATGAATTCCCGGGAAAGCATATATCGTTCATTTCAGTACTTTTTCCTTACTGTGAGAGACATCCATTGTCATCCCGCACCTCAGAAGCGGTCACTCTTCCATTTTCCGGGTAACATCCGAATACTCCGGAACGCTTGCGATTCCACCGTGCGTCTGCGTTGAAAGGCTTGCAGCGGTACAGGCAAAACTGACAATCCGGCGGAGTTCTGTTTCTGTCAGATCTGCCGGCGTTTTTTTGCACCTGATAAACTGACTCATTGCGCTGCCGCCGAATATATCGCCGGCGCCGGTTGTGTCGACAACATGAATACCGGACGGACTTTGCACTGTCACGCGATTCGTGCCATTTGCAGCATAGCAGCCCTTGGGTCCCAGCGTGGCATACACCAGTGAGACGCCGTATTCCCGCAGCAGCTTTTCAGCGCCTTCTTCCGGGGAAAAGCCCCACAGCCAGTCAATCTCCTCATCACTGATCTTGACAATATCCGCCTGATGCAGGCTCCACTCAATCGCTTCCCTGGCATCCTCCTCCCGCTTCCACAGTGGCTTGCGCAGATTGGGATCCAGGCTGATCAGCGCACCGTGGCGCTTTGCCAGTTCAATGGCATGTCGGGTAGCCCCGGCGGCAGGCTCATCCGTCAGAGAGAGCGTGCCGAAGTGGAAAACTTTCGCGTCCGCGATGAGCTCTTCATCCACTTCTTCCGGGGTCAGACAGGTATCGGCGCCCGGTTTACGAGCGAAGCTGAAATCCCGGTTCCCGGACGCGTCCAGGGAAACAAAGGCCAGCGTTGTAAAAATGTTCGGGTCAATCCGGATCCCCCGGGCATCTATCCCGGCATCCTCCAGTGTTTTCACCAGCGCTTTCCCGAAGGCGTCATCGCCGACTTTTCCGATCATGGCAGTCCTGCAGCCGTACTTTGTCAGCGCTGCCAGGAAATTGCCCGGCGCTCCGCCCGGGTTGGCGGACAGG is a genomic window containing:
- a CDS encoding carbohydrate kinase, whose amino-acid sequence is MKHYDVVALGELLIDFAPHSVNEAGYPVLSANPGGAPGNFLAALTKYGCRTAMIGKVGDDAFGKALVKTLEDAGIDARGIRIDPNIFTTLAFVSLDASGNRDFSFARKPGADTCLTPEEVDEELIADAKVFHFGTLSLTDEPAAGATRHAIELAKRHGALISLDPNLRKPLWKREEDAREAIEWSLHQADIVKISDEEIDWLWGFSPEEGAEKLLREYGVSLVYATLGPKGCYAANGTNRVTVQSPSGIHVVDTTGAGDIFGGSAMSQFIRCKKTPADLTETELRRIVSFACTAASLSTQTHGGIASVPEYSDVTRKMEE